In Salvia miltiorrhiza cultivar Shanhuang (shh) chromosome 4, IMPLAD_Smil_shh, whole genome shotgun sequence, the DNA window tgctacctttgggattcgaactcaggaccataaatccatccaacatgattacgaatcaaccgtagatcttgatgatctaagggctgaaaataattcttattttatatcttaagaaatgctcttattttaccCCTTccccattatatatatataatgaactTGTATAACTTCATTGTTAAAAGCATAGTTTTGTACCAATGTGTTACATAATGTAAATATCTTATAGAATTTCTTGTATATAATGGAATATTTGTATAATAAGTACAATAACATGTATTAAAAGGTTATGGccaaaaaatcatgaacttttaaaaaagttgtaattttcacatgaactttgaattaagccaaaaaatacatgaatttatatttttggtgCAATTTTCGCCTAAATTTGACTTTCGatgaaattagagcttagttgacagtcgaaattaaatcaaatatattaatttttgtcttcTTAGACCTTCGAGTTTCTaaatattcctcatcatcagAATTTAGACCAATATCAGGTGAATTTTCGACTgccaattaagctctaatttcacCGAAAGTCAAACtcatgtgaaaattgcaacaaaaatataaattcatgtattttttggattaattgaaagttcatgtgaaaatttcaactttttttttaaagtttgtgtattttttggtcaTAACcccttatataaaatataacaatTCCTTCATCAATTAATTataggaattaaaaaaaaatcttaaaatataataatgtaaacataaattatactccttccgtcccacaaGTATGGCTAGCTCTCTACTTTTGTACACGATTATTATGAAGAATaatgattaaatgataaaagtgaTAGATAATGGAAGAGTCCGAGCTCACAATTTTTTTACGATAgtgagtagtttttttttttttttaggaatgaGTCATTATTAATGGGACAAACGAAAAACGAAAATGAGTCTTATTAATGGGACGGGTGGAGTAAATATTTTAggcttttattttctttcaaatAAATTGCTTTGATATTGGATAAAtgtctattttatttaacaattgATCAAATCACCGCTAAATGATTATTgacttttataattttttttacttatcgAAGAGTATTGGTGAATAACAATCAACCTATAAATCAATAGttgaatataatatttattagataaatcaataatatttttagaGGAAAAATTTTGCAAGCAAGatttttgctttaatatatatatatatatatatatatatatatatagggagaggttcaaataagaaccactaaataaaattagaacagagaaccattttaaaccattcgatcatcaagatctacggtggatgcatcatcttggtggatgaatgcagatcctgggttcgaatcctgaagggagcaaaaaatttattattttcggatgcattaaatttaatagcgaatgcattaatttatatagtagatgcattgattttaatggttcttatgttctcacgataagtgtggttctcactataaccgcaccctatatatatatatatatatatatagaaatagaCTAATGACTAATGTGGAGGAACTGAggaagagagaaaagaaagggAAGAAAGTGTCAGCGGAATTAATAGAGATAGAGGGAAGAGAGATTTGGTGGATATTCCagttttttttaatagaatcagatttatttttttagatttttttataagGTTACAAAAatttgttgttttattatttatgaataaaataatattttaacgTAAAAGTgacttatttttattataattttatactcGTGGCATTATAAATTAAGTTTTACTATTCAAGAACTCATGCAACAGAACACTACGCAGACTCCCTCCGCCGCCCTTCCCGCCGCACAGCAGCCTGTTGCTGTTGCGACTCTCTGCCCTGCCGAGCGTCGCTGCCTCCTCCAGCCACCCAAAGCAGTCGCCAATCAGGTAAAattattttgtgaaatttatGTTGATTTATATCATCCTATTAATTTCATAAAAGGAGAATCTCAACCCATCGAATATAgcatatgttatatatatatacatatgtaatgCGTACGCCATATATATTTCACTCAGTTGGAATCTCGATCTCGATCAACTCAAAAACTTTTCGATTTgttcaaaaatattaattggCCCGACGACAGCAATGAGACGCTACCGTATGGCCGAGAGCTTCACGGCGAAGATGTCTTCATCCGCAGCTAATGGAACCAACACCCCACCTCAATTGTAAGTTCTTGAATTGATTATTTGGAATGGGATTGTTATGTTAGTTTTTCTGAATTTGTATGCTTATTATTTGAAATGAGATTTGAGGTAATTAAAATTATACATAGTGGTTCTATTTCTTTTCTTGGTCAATTGACATGCATGATTGAGCTATATATTTAGATGCAGTGAGAGTGAGAGAATATTGAAGAATCTTCCGTTAGTCAAGCCATTCAAAGTTTCTGAGGAGACCACTGTATTGGATGTCTGTAAAATGATGGCAGCCATATGTGTAGATGTTGTTCTTGTGGCTAATACTGATGATTGGATTTCAGGAATTGTTACTGAGAAGgtaataatttattgaatgctcactctttcttttgtttgttaTTCATCTTTTATGCATCTGCATAATTAAAGTTTGGGCATTTTTGATGCACAGGACATAGCGACTAAGGTTATAGCAGAGGGGTTGAGACCGGATCAAACATTGATTTCAAAAGTTATGACAAGAAATCTAATTTATGCAGGCTCAGATGCTTCGGCTATGGAAGCTTTACAACTAATGGCCATAGGTTACCTTTTCCTTTGCTTGTTGCTTGGTGTTAATTGCCTAAATGCTTTTTGTGTTTCACAACTTAAACTATAGTTTATCTATTTTAACAGGGAATTTTAGGCATCTTCCAGTTGTTGAGAACAATGCAATCATAGGACTGTTAGATATCACTAATTGTCTTTATGATGCCATATCAATAATGGGGAAAGTTGCCAAGCAGGGAAGTGTTATTGTAGCATCAGTTGAAGGTGTTGAATATCGATATGGAAGCAACTTACTTGGTTAGTTTATTCTTTTTGTCAGTGTTTATTTGTTGTATCAGTATCACATTATGAAGATCATTTGCAGGTATTCCAATGAAGAAAATATCTCCTTAGGATTAGAGAACACATGCTCAATGTATATCTGCTGTAAATATTGGAGTCATATTAGGAAGACCAGAACTAAAATTCCAAATAAAGTAAAGATCTCCAATAGTGTTAGAGAACAAAACTTACTTGCATATGCTCACTTTCTGCTAGCCCTATCTTTTATAGGTATATTAATTTGTGTTTGGTTATTACATGTCTGTAGTGAACATATCTTGAAGTAGATATGCATGATAACCTTGTGGTAGTAAAATTAAGTTGCATTGTGTCCTTGCAACAATGTTATGAACTTGAGAGTTATAACAGTTAAataaagggataatattatcccttcatttCTGGTgcgataatattatctctccttgGAGTGAAAGAGATAAATGagaaatgatgaaattttctTTTGTAGATAATGAGGGggaaaaatgaggaatttaaaGGTATAAATATTTGGGAAAAGGTGCAAATGCACCCTTGTAgtggtagcccctatagcgtatagctcctcttactcactgtgtgtgtgCAAATAAGCCCCTAAAGTCCGAAAAATCGATCAATTAAACCCCTTTGACTAAcgttagtcaattttttttaacccccaatttctttcttctttcaatttctaCCCCCAATTTATATCCCCAATTCCAATTAAGCCATCGCCGACATCTCCATCGGCGCTGCCGGTAGCCTCTTCCTCAATCCAAcgccgccatcgccgccgcccCCACCGAGGTGCAAGTACACCGCCGACCTCAGCGACATCACCCCGAGGTTTTCCGCATGTCAATTACGATTCTCTACAATCTCTCTTCCCCCAAAATAATGGCGATTAGATTTGTGTGAATTTTGACGCAATTGCTCGCAGCTGGTTGCTGGAAACCACCGCCATGAACGACGGCGACCCCGCCATGGCGGCGATGGAACGCTTGCGCTTGAATTGAAGAATCTGAAGGTGATATCGCTACTCGGTAGGGGAGCTAAAGGCGTCGTGTTCCTCGTTCAGGCGGAGAGTGGAGAATTGCTCATGCTCAAAGAAATCCTACGATCTTCCGTTGAGAACAAGAAGAAGATTTTGAGCGCCGGAGACGGCGGCGAGTACCGGAGAATCTGCTTTGAACGAGAAGTGCTGGCGTCGTTTCACCATCCTCTGCTGCCGAGACTCCACGGAGTAGTCTTGGTTACTGATAAGATTGTCGGATATGCAATGGATTACTGCCCCGATCGCGATCTGCATTGCTTGAGGAAGAAACAGATTGAGAAAATGTTCTCCGATGCTCCAAGACAATCATCTCCTTGTGGGCAATGCAAGATGCGACGAAGCGACctcggtggtggcggcggcgatggcggtGCCGGATTGAGGAAGAGGCTACCGGCGGCGCTGATGGAGATGTCGGCGAGTGCTTAATTGGAATTGGGGGTAGAAATTGAAATAAGAAAGAAATTGggggttaaatttttttttttgactaacAGCTGTTAGTCAAAGGGGTTTAATTGATCGATTTTTCGGACTTTGggggcctatttgcacacacagtgagtaaggggagctatacgctataggggctaccacTACAAGGGtgcatctgcaccttttccctaaatattttttatccttcattttctcatgataaatttacaactaaaaagaACACACCCTAAAAGGAATTGTAAACactatcttattttattttggcaCTTGATGAATGCTTCCTATTTTTCACTTGATTGGTTTGCTATCTTTTATTTGTATAAGGGTATGTAATTTTGACCAGAGTTTCTGTTGTTTGCGTTTATGCTTCAGAATTATCAAATTTCATGGGCATGTTTCGTGAAAACATGTTCAAATCTTCTCTGTCTACTATCATTTTGGAGGGTTCTAGGTAAGGTTTATACTTTGCATGAGATGGCACAATCACTTTTCCAGTATTGCTTATGTTACTctatatatattgtttattcAGGGTTGCAATTGTATCTCCCTCGGACACGGTTTATGTTGCTGCCAAAATAATGCGGGATTCATGTGTCAGTTATGTTCTTATTATGACAGGAAACAACATTCACGGGATACTCACGTACCATCTTTGATCAGAAACCTCAGCTTCTTTTTCTATTTAtgcttttcttttcattttttggtttttggttTACAGTTCAAAAGATATTCTTATACGAGTTGTGGCCCAGGACCTCTCTCCTGAGGTGACTCTAGTAGTGAAGGTTTGACtacttattcatcatttttattgATATGATTTACCCATCACTCAAGAAGGTGTCTTTGCACCTTAACGTAATTCGGATTAAGCCCATGTTTGATTGGGCTTTTTTGGAGCTTGGAAATGGTTCAATTatttgaatccattacttgttgttggTTCGGGTAATGAGTTAATCATTACTCTTTACTTGAGAGTAACTCAATCATttaatttgttacccctcaaaatagaggagaaacaaaagaagACAATCCCTTACTAGTGATTCAATTCTATTGTTgaatcaaacactcaataaaagtaacaattattgttactgtcttttatttgattcaattccCTTTTCATTCCTCCACTTGAACCAAACAATCACTAAATGTATTTCTGCCATGACCCCTTaaagtttaaagtgatatttttcATCCCTCATTACCCTAATT includes these proteins:
- the LOC131021035 gene encoding CBS domain-containing protein CBSCBSPB3-like isoform X1 yields the protein MRRYRMAESFTAKMSSSAANGTNTPPQLCSESERILKNLPLVKPFKVSEETTVLDVCKMMAAICVDVVLVANTDDWISGIVTEKDIATKVIAEGLRPDQTLISKVMTRNLIYAGSDASAMEALQLMAIGNFRHLPVVENNAIIGLLDITNCLYDAISIMGKVAKQGSVIVASVEGVEYRYGSNLLELSNFMGMFRENMFKSSLSTIILEGSRVAIVSPSDTVYVAAKIMRDSCVSYVLIMTGNNIHGILTSKDILIRVVAQDLSPEVTLVVKVMTPDPKCTTLDTTIFEALNIMHDGKLLYLPVVDKDGNVAACFDVLWISYGAIFKLGSIFAASTDALFTVMRKILDSELILKPAYYSDTESEINMSPYVPSYGTHHLKPSYLVENSFSFKLKDHKGRLHRFNSGTNNLAKLVYAVMQRVGVYIDQKRFRLLYEDDEGEKVLLTMDEDLVAAVVHAKSVGQKVLKMDLEYYDSSQEKEEITTKNHICSFLFGVLLFAVFFYIPMKTLVERYS
- the LOC131021035 gene encoding CBS domain-containing protein CBSCBSPB3-like isoform X2, with the protein product MRRYRMAESFTAKMSSSAANGTNTPPQFESERILKNLPLVKPFKVSEETTVLDVCKMMAAICVDVVLVANTDDWISGIVTEKDIATKVIAEGLRPDQTLISKVMTRNLIYAGSDASAMEALQLMAIGNFRHLPVVENNAIIGLLDITNCLYDAISIMGKVAKQGSVIVASVEGVEYRYGSNLLELSNFMGMFRENMFKSSLSTIILEGSRVAIVSPSDTVYVAAKIMRDSCVSYVLIMTGNNIHGILTSKDILIRVVAQDLSPEVTLVVKVMTPDPKCTTLDTTIFEALNIMHDGKLLYLPVVDKDGNVAACFDVLWISYGAIFKLGSIFAASTDALFTVMRKILDSELILKPAYYSDTESEINMSPYVPSYGTHHLKPSYLVENSFSFKLKDHKGRLHRFNSGTNNLAKLVYAVMQRVGVYIDQKRFRLLYEDDEGEKVLLTMDEDLVAAVVHAKSVGQKVLKMDLEYYDSSQEKEEITTKNHICSFLFGVLLFAVFFYIPMKTLVERYS